One window of Myxococcus xanthus genomic DNA carries:
- a CDS encoding S1C family serine protease, translated as MKLLQHFSDDLESLVARASPAVVGVEHARGHGTGLFLTPDGYVLTNRHVVVRGSRKLTVQLSNGEELRGTLVGSDAPTDLAVVRAEGGDFPTLPLAEPESVRVGQLVMAIGNPFHLEQSVSLGVVSAINRSISLPDGVMLEGMLQTDAAINPGNSGGPLLNMRGQVVGLNTLVLPYAQGIGFAVSATTAAWIASLLIQRGKVDRRFLGIAATAVSLDARLTRENGQSRAVKVLRVQDGTPAHEAGLQVDDLLLAINQRPVNSVDDLQRLMALATEDEVTLDLLRKGGGRKTAQARTRPRMEPVAA; from the coding sequence GTGAAACTGCTGCAACACTTCTCGGATGATTTGGAGTCGCTGGTGGCGCGTGCCTCGCCCGCCGTCGTGGGCGTGGAGCACGCACGCGGCCACGGCACCGGCCTCTTCCTCACACCGGACGGCTACGTCCTCACCAACCGCCACGTGGTGGTGCGCGGCTCACGCAAGCTCACCGTCCAGCTCTCCAACGGAGAGGAACTGCGTGGCACCCTGGTGGGCAGCGACGCCCCCACCGACCTGGCCGTGGTCCGCGCGGAGGGCGGTGACTTCCCCACCCTGCCGCTCGCCGAGCCCGAGTCGGTGCGCGTGGGCCAGCTCGTCATGGCCATTGGCAACCCGTTCCACCTGGAACAGTCCGTGTCGCTGGGCGTGGTGAGCGCCATCAACCGCAGCATCAGCCTGCCCGACGGCGTCATGCTGGAGGGCATGCTCCAGACGGATGCCGCCATCAATCCGGGCAACTCCGGGGGGCCGCTGCTCAACATGCGAGGACAGGTGGTGGGCCTCAACACGCTGGTGTTGCCCTACGCGCAAGGTATCGGCTTCGCGGTGAGCGCCACCACGGCGGCGTGGATTGCCAGCCTGCTCATCCAACGCGGCAAGGTGGACCGGCGCTTCCTGGGCATCGCCGCGACGGCGGTGAGCCTGGACGCACGACTCACCCGGGAGAACGGCCAGTCCCGCGCGGTGAAGGTGCTCCGCGTGCAGGACGGGACACCTGCCCACGAGGCCGGACTCCAGGTGGATGACTTACTGCTGGCCATCAACCAGCGGCCGGTGAACAGCGTGGACGACCTCCAGCGGCTCATGGCGCTGGCCACGGAGGACGAGGTGACGCTGGACCTGCTGCGCAAGGGCGGTGGCCGCAAGACGGCCCAGGCACGGACGCGACCGCGCATGGAGCCCGTGGCCGCCTGA
- a CDS encoding MFS transporter gives MPTNAPDTTVAYDSPRGRGVLLASVLGSGMAFLDSTAVNVALPAMGRELHTGLSGLQWAVDAYLLTLGSLVLTGGALGDAKGQRRVFLLGMLAFTVTSVLCGLAPNTWTLAAFRAAQGVGAALLVPASLALLRTSFPPQDRQRAVSAWAGLSGVTTAVGPLLGGWLVDAGSWRFVFFLNVPLAALTAWAALRHVPDIAPKTGARGLDVAGSVTAALGLGGLIYALIEGPAHGWPLAAIGAAAGGAVLLAAFFVLEARQREPMLPLTLFHSRTFSGANLTTLVVYFALGGATFLVVLALQQQLGYSALGAGAALLPITLMLLLFSPSVGRLAGHIGARPLMTAGPLLAGVGLALLTRIQRGGDYVSTVLPGILVLGLGLALTVGPLTAVVLGAVEDRYAGIASGVNNAVARLAGLLAVALLPLLGGLAGDTGMDFLVGTRRALWVSAGLCAVGALCSLLTIPREAGRTTSAQ, from the coding sequence ATGCCCACCAACGCCCCCGACACCACCGTCGCCTATGACAGTCCTCGCGGCCGGGGTGTGCTGCTCGCCAGCGTGCTGGGCAGCGGCATGGCGTTCCTCGATTCCACCGCCGTCAACGTCGCCCTGCCCGCCATGGGCCGCGAGCTGCACACGGGCCTGTCCGGCCTCCAATGGGCCGTGGACGCGTACCTGCTCACGCTCGGCTCCCTGGTGCTCACCGGGGGCGCGCTCGGCGACGCGAAGGGCCAGCGACGCGTCTTCCTGCTGGGCATGCTCGCCTTCACCGTCACGTCAGTGCTGTGCGGCCTGGCGCCCAACACCTGGACGCTGGCCGCCTTCCGCGCGGCGCAGGGTGTGGGAGCCGCGCTGCTGGTGCCCGCGAGCCTCGCATTGCTGCGCACGTCGTTCCCGCCTCAGGACCGGCAACGCGCCGTGTCCGCCTGGGCCGGACTGTCCGGCGTCACCACGGCCGTGGGGCCGCTGCTGGGTGGGTGGCTCGTGGACGCAGGCTCATGGCGCTTCGTCTTCTTCCTCAACGTGCCCCTGGCCGCGCTCACCGCGTGGGCGGCGCTGCGCCACGTGCCGGACATCGCGCCGAAGACAGGGGCGCGCGGGTTGGACGTCGCGGGCTCGGTGACGGCGGCGCTCGGGCTGGGTGGCCTCATCTACGCGCTCATCGAAGGCCCCGCCCACGGCTGGCCCCTGGCGGCCATCGGCGCCGCGGCCGGAGGCGCCGTCCTGCTGGCCGCGTTCTTCGTCCTGGAGGCACGGCAGCGGGAGCCGATGCTTCCGCTCACCCTCTTCCACTCGCGCACCTTCTCCGGCGCGAACCTCACCACGCTCGTCGTGTACTTCGCGCTCGGAGGCGCCACCTTCCTGGTGGTGCTCGCCCTGCAGCAGCAGCTCGGCTATTCGGCGCTCGGCGCGGGAGCAGCGCTGCTCCCCATCACGCTGATGCTGCTTCTGTTTTCACCTTCGGTGGGGCGGCTCGCGGGGCACATCGGCGCACGTCCGTTGATGACGGCGGGGCCGCTGCTCGCGGGCGTGGGGCTGGCGCTCCTGACGCGCATCCAGCGCGGTGGTGACTACGTCAGCACCGTGCTGCCTGGCATCCTGGTGCTGGGACTGGGGCTGGCGCTCACCGTAGGCCCGCTCACGGCGGTGGTGCTCGGCGCCGTCGAGGACCGCTACGCGGGCATCGCCTCTGGCGTGAACAACGCCGTGGCCCGCCTCGCCGGCCTGCTCGCGGTGGCGCTGCTGCCGCTGCTGGGCGGCCTCGCTGGCGACACCGGCATGGACTTCCTGGTGGGCACACGGCGCGCGCTCTGGGTGTCCGCCGGCCTGTGCGCCGTGGGAGCGCTGTGCTCGCTGCTCACGATTCCACGCGAGGCCGGGCGCACGACCTCCGCGCAATAG
- a CDS encoding UBP-type zinc finger domain-containing protein → MEPICEHIRQAEDPPPRSRGCEECLAMGASWVHLRRCLSCGHVGCCDSSPNRHATKHFQQSAHPVVQSFEPGEEWAWCYEDELFTEHRPAPSHDARL, encoded by the coding sequence ATGGAGCCGATTTGCGAGCACATCCGACAGGCCGAAGACCCGCCTCCGCGCTCGCGAGGCTGCGAGGAATGTCTGGCCATGGGCGCAAGCTGGGTGCACCTGCGTCGCTGCCTGAGTTGTGGCCATGTGGGATGTTGTGATTCCTCGCCCAACCGGCATGCGACGAAGCACTTCCAGCAGTCGGCGCATCCCGTCGTCCAGTCCTTCGAGCCGGGGGAGGAGTGGGCCTGGTGCTATGAGGACGAACTCTTCACCGAGCACCGTCCGGCGCCATCGCACGATGCGCGGCTATGA
- a CDS encoding S1C family serine protease, with translation MSTGLLQSLSHSLASIVERTAPGIVRVETRRRRGTTGIVWDAEGHILTTSQAVEHEGRLPIGLPDGRTVSAEFVGRDASTDLALLKAEATGLAPLTSAPLDDVKVGHLVIAVGRPGRTARATLGMVSTHGEGWRTHAGGRVERYLETDADLPPGFSGGALVDTEGRLVGLLTAAFSRTAAVVIATDTLTRVIASLKEHGGIRRGYLGVGAYPVRLPPHLGTGNEHGLICLSVDPNGPAHDAGLLLGDVLVSLGGQPLHGVEDLLGALSDEKVGTTLQVRVLRAGEVREVPITVGKRS, from the coding sequence ATGTCCACCGGCCTCCTCCAGTCGCTGTCCCACTCCCTCGCCTCCATCGTCGAGCGCACCGCGCCTGGCATCGTCCGCGTGGAGACGCGGCGCAGGCGCGGCACCACCGGCATCGTCTGGGATGCCGAGGGCCACATCCTCACCACCAGCCAGGCCGTGGAGCACGAGGGCCGGCTCCCTATCGGCTTGCCGGATGGCCGCACCGTCTCCGCCGAGTTCGTCGGCCGCGACGCCAGCACCGACCTGGCCCTGCTCAAGGCCGAAGCCACCGGCCTCGCGCCGCTGACCTCCGCGCCGTTGGATGACGTGAAGGTCGGTCACCTCGTCATCGCCGTGGGCCGCCCTGGCCGCACGGCTCGCGCGACGCTCGGCATGGTCAGCACCCACGGCGAGGGCTGGCGCACCCATGCCGGAGGCCGCGTGGAGCGCTACCTGGAGACGGATGCCGACCTCCCGCCCGGCTTCTCCGGCGGCGCGCTGGTGGACACCGAGGGACGCCTTGTCGGTCTGCTCACCGCCGCCTTCTCTCGCACCGCCGCCGTCGTCATCGCCACGGACACGCTCACGCGCGTGATTGCATCGCTGAAGGAACACGGGGGCATCCGGCGTGGCTACCTGGGCGTGGGCGCCTACCCCGTGCGTCTGCCCCCACACCTGGGCACGGGGAACGAACACGGCCTCATCTGCCTCTCCGTGGACCCGAACGGCCCGGCGCATGACGCGGGTCTGCTGCTCGGAGACGTCCTGGTGAGTCTGGGAGGTCAGCCCCTCCACGGCGTGGAGGACCTGCTCGGAGCCCTGAGCGACGAGAAGGTGGGCACCACCCTCCAGGTCCGCGTGCTGCGCGCCGGAGAGGTTCGCGAAGTGCCCATCACCGTGGGCAAGCGCTCGTGA